The following DNA comes from Anaerolineales bacterium.
CGCTCTGATTTGGATGCGCGTATGGTGGCGCTCAACATTGTCGGCATGATGCGGGCAACATGCTGCCGCATGCTCAAGCGTTTGAGCGCCGACGACGCCGGCGACCCTGAGTTTTTTTCGTATAGATACATACCGAACGTTAGGTATGGACGATCAACGTGGTTCATCAGCCTTCGTCCCAAGTTTCCATTTACAAAGACGGACGAAGTAAAAAGGAAAAACTCCGTGGACCAAATTCAAACGAGCTACCTGCCCACCTATGACGGCTGTTTCGTGTGCGGCCAAGCACATCCCCGGGGCCTGCGCATTCGTTTCTTCACCGGCGACTTCGGCCAGGTACGTGCGCGCTTCACGCCGGACCCCATGTTCTGCGGATATAAAAATATCGTGCACGGCGGCTTGATCGGCGCCCTGCTGGACGAGCTTCTGGGCTGGCCGATCGCCTTGCAGACCGGGCGGATGTGCGTGACCGGGGAGCTCTCCGTCCGCTACCTGAGACCCATGCCTGCGCAAACCGTCTATCTTGCCAGCGCCGATCCGGGCAGCAATCGGGGCAAATACTGGGTCGCCAGCGGGGACATCCGTGACGGTCAGAGTGTGGTCTACGCCAAAGCCCGGGGAAAATATTTCCTGCTGTCTGCCGAAGAGACGGCGAAAATTGCCTAT
Coding sequences within:
- a CDS encoding TetR family transcriptional regulator, which translates into the protein MTEMAEAKTQKQLQSERTRRRIIQAAAELFVHKGFNGTSISDLAEAVDLTKGAIYHHFENKDAIFFAVVDMVRHDWNRAVVRDVMKAKNALDRISVLLDNHTRVVRENPTLCLVMASLVTDTDLDDKSDFAVALVEVYEELTAFIERIVQKGQTAGEVRSDLDARMVALNIVGMMRATCCRMLKRLSADDAGDPEFFSYRYIPNVRYGRSTWFISLRPKFPFTKTDEVKRKNSVDQIQTSYLPTYDGCFVCGQAHPRGLRIRFFTGDFGQVRARFTPDPMFCGYKNIVHGGLIGALLDELLGWPIALQTGRMCVTGELSVRYLRPMPAQTVYLASADPGSNRGKYWVASGDIRDGQSVVYAKARGKYFLLSAEETAKIAYELRYQPGDPPVFRYPGQKKILDPQMIGRFESSRTPHLLKGCTP